One Chitinispirillum alkaliphilum genomic window carries:
- a CDS encoding 30S ribosomal protein S4p (S9e) yields the protein MLKGERCKTEKCAVERRPFPPGMRVSKRRRASTEYNTQLREKQKIRRIYGILEKQFRLYFQAAAKTTGVTGENLLKILEMRLDNIVYRLGFAPSRSSARQLVLHNHFVVNGKKVNIPSYKLKEGDTIQVKEKSNNLELIHSSLKAMRDTPEWLTVDKVKLVGQVIRVPDRASIPENVQEQLVVELYSR from the coding sequence ATGCTCAAGGGGGAGCGTTGTAAAACTGAGAAATGTGCTGTTGAGCGCAGACCATTTCCTCCAGGAATGCGTGTGTCAAAACGCAGACGTGCCTCTACAGAGTATAATACACAGCTCAGGGAAAAACAAAAGATCCGTCGTATCTACGGTATCTTGGAGAAACAATTCAGACTGTATTTCCAGGCTGCGGCCAAAACCACGGGTGTAACGGGTGAGAATCTTTTGAAGATTCTTGAAATGCGTCTTGATAACATAGTTTATCGTCTTGGGTTCGCCCCTTCCCGCAGCAGCGCTCGTCAGCTTGTTCTTCATAACCACTTTGTGGTAAATGGCAAGAAGGTGAATATTCCTTCGTACAAGCTAAAAGAGGGTGATACAATACAGGTTAAAGAGAAGAGCAATAATCTAGAACTGATTCACAGCTCGCTTAAGGCTATGAGAGACACTCCAGAGTGGCTTACAGTTGATAAAGTTAAGCTTGTTGGTCAGGTAATACGCGTGCCGGATCGCGCTTCCATACCGGAAAATGTACAGGAGCAGCTTGTCGTCGAATTGTACTCCAGATAA
- a CDS encoding DNA-directed RNA polymerase alpha subunit, with protein MKWKSLLMPKGIQVENPNNLPNFGHVVIEPLERGWGHTLGNSLRRIMLSSLQGAAVISVRIEGVSHEYSTIDGVVEDVSDIILNLKQLRLKMISDQDTYLKLEVSGEGEIKASDIEPNSDVEILNPDLHIATINSDAKLKMEMRVSDGRGYVPAEMNKREDEPIGTIPIDAIFSPVTKVNFTVENTRVGQRTDLDKVVFDVWTDGSLSVEDALGYASKLLYDHLEIFINIEGEFEPVEESVHDEKAEKLRQLLKMRVDELELSVRSNNCLRAANIHTLADLVRNQESDMLKYKNFGRKSLVELNHVLGNLGLTFGMDVDKIMGQEMETA; from the coding sequence ATGAAATGGAAGAGTTTGTTGATGCCCAAAGGCATCCAGGTAGAGAATCCGAATAATTTGCCCAACTTTGGACATGTTGTAATAGAACCATTGGAAAGAGGATGGGGTCATACCTTAGGGAATTCTCTCAGAAGGATCATGCTTTCTTCCCTTCAGGGTGCAGCTGTTATATCCGTCAGAATTGAAGGCGTTTCTCATGAGTACTCAACAATCGACGGTGTTGTAGAAGATGTGAGTGATATTATTCTCAATCTTAAACAGTTAAGGCTTAAGATGATATCCGATCAGGATACTTATCTGAAACTGGAGGTCAGTGGTGAGGGTGAGATCAAAGCTTCTGATATCGAACCGAATTCAGATGTTGAAATTCTTAATCCCGACCTTCACATCGCCACCATTAACTCCGATGCCAAACTGAAAATGGAAATGAGAGTTTCAGATGGAAGGGGTTATGTACCGGCTGAAATGAACAAAAGAGAAGATGAGCCTATTGGTACTATTCCCATTGATGCAATTTTCTCTCCTGTAACAAAGGTTAATTTCACAGTAGAGAACACCCGTGTCGGGCAACGCACTGATCTTGACAAGGTTGTTTTCGATGTGTGGACAGATGGAAGTCTTAGTGTTGAGGACGCCCTGGGATATGCATCAAAGCTACTTTATGATCACCTTGAGATCTTTATCAATATTGAAGGTGAGTTTGAGCCGGTAGAAGAATCTGTGCATGATGAAAAGGCCGAAAAACTAAGACAGCTTCTTAAAATGAGAGTGGATGAGCTTGAGCTCTCTGTACGCTCAAACAACTGTCTTCGTGCTGCCAATATCCACACTCTTGCTGATCTTGTAAGAAATCAGGAGTCGGATATGCTCAAGTACAAAAACTTCGGCCGCAAATCTTTGGTCGAACTGAATCATGTACTTGGTAATCTTGGTTTGACATTTGGTATGGATGTAGATAAAATCATGGGTCAGGAAATGGAAACTGCCTGA
- a CDS encoding 50S ribosomal protein L17p, producing the protein MAMSILENERITTTQTKAKEVRGVVERLITYGKKGNLQGIRMAARKINDKTLLKKLFDDIAPSYKDREGGYTRIIKIGERKGDNAPMAIIELVGRGTPDAVRKNKKKGKAKSTTPKVEKVQTPVSEESKQAEPSDKGSEKEEK; encoded by the coding sequence ATGGCTATGTCTATACTGGAAAATGAGAGAATCACAACAACACAAACTAAAGCTAAAGAGGTTCGTGGCGTTGTAGAACGTCTTATCACTTACGGTAAAAAGGGTAATCTTCAAGGTATCCGTATGGCTGCCAGGAAAATAAACGACAAAACCCTTTTGAAAAAGCTTTTTGACGATATCGCTCCAAGCTATAAAGATCGGGAAGGTGGATACACCAGAATAATCAAAATTGGAGAACGTAAGGGCGATAATGCTCCTATGGCAATTATTGAGCTTGTAGGAAGAGGAACGCCTGATGCGGTTAGAAAAAATAAGAAAAAAGGCAAGGCAAAAAGCACTACACCTAAAGTTGAAAAAGTTCAAACTCCGGTTTCAGAAGAATCAAAGCAGGCAGAGCCTTCTGATAAAGGTTCTGAAAAAGAGGAAAAGTAA